Proteins from a single region of Trypanosoma brucei brucei TREU927 chromosome 7, complete sequence:
- a CDS encoding zinc finger protein, putative (similarity to zinc finger region of Myotubularin-related protein 3 (EC 3.1.3.48) (FYVE domain-containing dual specificity protein phosphatase 1) (FYVE-DSP1) (Swiss-Prot:Q13615) [Homo sapiens]) — translation MVGERTVSGGWKPDSSAPVCDSCDVTFTVYRRRHHCRCCGGVFCNSCSNTYVSIPALHEMKPQRVCRACATALSGATDASATAGSAATDPVSGGSFPSIAEEEEEGGDGIVSSGSSRLDDDSGDVDDSSSHSGDVSSAVAAVYSSVEEGPRTSSMTFIAALQENLRHSDDPGVVTILMYASATRQQLILVTVSDGETMSMLAERLADTYLRLENGPFKAASLTDRENALKRLRFFSESAAVDNGAQAVSVALQHRRLVLTGCSLSELQCQSAKPLVHDFFCSNISAGECGEWE, via the coding sequence ATGGTTGGCGAGAGGACCGTCTCTGGTGGTTGGAAACCTGATAGTTCGGCACCTGTGTGTGACAGCTGCGATGTCACGTTCACTGTTTACAGGAGACGCCACCACTGCCGTTGTTGCGGCGGCGTGTTTTGCAACTCATGCTCGAATACGTATGTGAGCATCCCAGCATTGCATGAAATGAAACCACAGCGCGTGTGCCGCGCCTGTGCAACCGCGTTGTCTGGTGCCACAGATGCCTCTGCCACTGCCGGTTCGGCGGCAACCGACCCCGTGTCCGGCGGTTCCTTTCCCTCGATtgcggaagaggaggaggagggaggtgATGGCATTGTGTCTTCAGGCAGTAGTCGCCTCGACGACGATAGCGGTGATGTTGACGACAGTTCGTCTCATAGTGGGGACGTTTCGTCTGCCGTCGCGGCTGTGTATTCTTCCGTTGAGGAGGGACCACGCACCAGTAGCATGACCTTCATTGCGGCTTTGCAAGAGAATCTCAGACACTCGGATGATCCGGGTGTCGTGACAATCCTTATGTATGCTTCGGCGACGAGGCAGCAACTAATTCTTGTTACTGTGAGTGATGGAGAAACAATGTCGATGCTTGCAGAGCGACTAGCTGACACCTACCTCCGACTGGAGAACGGACCGTTCAAGGCCGCAAGTCTTACCGACCGGGAGAATGCGCTGAAGAGGTTGCGCTTCTTTAGTGAATCAGCTGCTGTGGATAACGGCGCTCAGGCAGTGTCCGTGGCGCTGCAGCATCGGCGCCTGGTTTTGACCGGTTGCTCGCTTTCCGAACTGCAGTGTCAGAGCGCGAAACCCCTCGTCCATGATTTTTTCTGCAGTAACATCAGTGCAGGGGAGTGTGGGGAGtgggaatga
- a CDS encoding protein kinase, putative: MEKYLLGPSMGEGRFGSVRSAVIRGSGVPVAIKLINVTRVEEGIPHMVARELLVSMRLQHPYIIRTYEVFPYGSSVALVMERCATDLSAVLCERSPANPLSPQSAKSLFRMLLGALAYMHKEGILHRDVKPSNCFLARDGTLRLGDFGLSRMQDTEESMTHEVVSRWYRPPELLLGQRHYGPEVDMWSAGCVFVELLRGYTGAFFASDGDVMQLSRIFDVLGTPTQESWPTAELLPDWGKVHFEPKNPCPLGEFFPEASGSAVDLLRGLLCLDPSRRLSAADALCHTYFNEY; the protein is encoded by the coding sequence ATGGAGAAGTACCTCCTTGGCCCTTCGatgggagaaggaaggttcGGATCCGTACGTTCCGCTGTTATCAGGGGGTCCGGGGTGCCTGTCGCCATCAAGTTGATTAACGTCACGCGCGTTGAGGAAGGTATTCCTCATATGGTTGCCAGGGAATTACTAGTGTCTATGCGGCTGCAGCACCCATACATTATTAGGACTTATGAGGTCTTCCCATACGGATCTTCTGTGGCTTTGGTGATGGAGCGTTGCGCGACCGATTTGTCGGCGGTGCTCTGTGAAAGAAGTCCCGCTaatcccctttcccctcaaTCAGCAAAATCACTTTTCAGGATGCTTCTTGGGGCACTTGCATATATGCACAAGGAGGGCATCCTTCATCGTGACGTAAAACCCTCAAATTGCTTCTTGGCGCGAGATGGAACCCTTCGTCTTGGTGACTTTGGTCTTAGTCGCATGCAAGACACGGAAGAGTCCATGACTCATGAGGTGGTGTCGAGATGGTACCGTCCCCCGGAGTTGTTGCTGGGTCAGCGCCACTACGGACCAGAGGTTGACATGTGGTCCGCTGGCTGTGTGTTCGTAGAGTTGTTACGAGGGTATACCGGCGCGTTTTTTGCTAGTGACGGAGATGTCATGCAGCTCTCACGGATTTTCGATGTTTTGGGCACCCCGACACAGGAATCATGGCCCACTGCGGAGTTGCTTCCAGATTGGGGAAAGGTGCACTTCGAACCTAAGAACCCGTGCCCATTGGGTGAGTTTTTCCCCGAGGCGTCCGGATCTGCGGTTGACCTATTGCGGGGTTTACTTTGTCTTGATCCTTCCAGACGTCTCAGTGCTGCAGATGCCCTTTGTCATACATATTTCAACGAGTACTGA
- a CDS encoding glycine dehydrogenase, putative, with protein MYRSAFRSLRCSTVKYARWSAAGNYVNRHVGPTAADTEVMLQMIGKKTISDLMADAIPAELMRPPMKEIEPLSEKDALSSVLSLGARNRVLKSMIGQGYYECITPSVLLRNVIENPGWYTPYTPYQAEISQGRLESLLNFQTMITDLTKMDVANASLLDQATACAEAMYLAFRHHNRKRDTFFVSKDVFPSCIEMIKTRAEPLKIKVVVDDPALFDWGEVSPCGMLVQNPDANGTVHDFTELFQKAKDHGVLCCCGADLMASLLIKPPGEMGADVVVGTSQRFGIPLGYGGPHAAFFAAKEQFKRLVPGRIVGVSKDVAGDPAIRMALQTREQHIKRERATSNICTAQALLATVSAFYAVYHGPGGLTDIANEIHQKAKTLAVGMESAGHSVVNTTFFDTLTFNLKGITPEDYASQCNEKGINVFLDYGTGTVSISVDEATTETHIMSLLEAAGLKLPVFAALTKIGRNKTAFPEALARTSSFLQHSVFCKYRSEGELMRYIHRLQRKDYGLTHGCIPLGSCTMKLNPASAMLPLSWGTFTNLHPLAPSDQVQGYSAMCFDLEQKIRDVTGLDAVSLQPNSGAQGEYAGLRVVRAYHQSKGEGQRNVCLIPVSAHGTNPASAVLAGMKVVTLKCLEDGRIDVEDLKQLCEKHSKELSCIMLTYPSTYGLFDRDILSVTSLVHQHGGQCYIDGANLNAMVGYTGPGFIGGDLCHINLHKTFSIPHGGGGPGMGPIAVRQHLAPFLPNSVLRQKVGGSQSFGQVSQAAYGSASILTVSYMLMLMLGTRGMKVCTEHAILNANYLKKRLEKHYRIMFLGEEDLCAHEFIIDLRPFKKSAEVEAEDVSKRLMDYGIHSPTVAFPIPGTLMIEPTESESKQELDRLADALISIRGEIAAIERGEQDKTNNVLKNAPHTAKCVTAENWDRPYSRRTAAFPAPHSNIEKYWPTVGRIDGAYGDRHLMCNCMSLDSFK; from the coding sequence ATGTATCGCAGTGCGTTTCGCAGCCTACGATGCTCCACTGTGAAGTATGCGAGGTGGAGCGCGGCTGGTAACTATGTTAACCGTCATGTTGGGCCCACCGCTGCCGACACGGAGGTAATGCTTCAGATGATCGGAAAGAAGACTATTTCGGATTTGATGGCAGACGCGATTCCTGCTGAACTTATGCGACCACCtatgaaagaaattgaaCCTCTTAGTGAGAAGGACGCGCTTTCTTCGGTTCTCTCACTTGGGGCACGGAATAGGGTGTTGAAGAGCATGATCGGACAAGGTTACTACGAGTGTATAACTCCCTCAGTACTTCTTCGCAACGTCATTGAAAATCCTGGGTGGTATACGCCGTACACGCCGTATCAGGCCGAGATATCTCAAGGTCGTTTGGAATCGTTGTTAAACTTCCAAACGATGATAACAGATCTGACAAAGATGGATGTCGCAAACGCATCCCTCTTGGATCAGGCAACCGCTTGTGCTGAGGCAATGTATTTGGCATTCCGGCATCACAACCGTAAGCGGGACACGTTCTTTGTCTCAAAGGATGTTTTCCCCTCGTGCATCGAGATGATTAAAACACGAGCGGAGCCCCTCAAAATTAAGGTTGTGGTGGATGACCCGGCTTTATTCGATTGGGGTGAAGTCTCCCCGTGTGGTATGCTCGTGCAGAACCCTGACGCGAACGGGACGGTCCATGATTTTACGGAACTCTTTCAAAAGGCAAAAGACCACGGTGTTCTGTGTTGCTGTGGCGCAGACCTAATGGCCTCTTTGCTCATCAAACCACCAGGTGAAATGGGGGCCGATGTTGTTGTGGGAACTTCTCAGCGGTTTGGTATTCCACTTGGTTACGGCGGTCCTCATGCTGCTTTCTTCGCTGCAAAGGAACAGTTTAAGCGGTTGGTTCCAGGTCGTATTGTGGGAGTGAGCAAAGATGTTGCAGGAGACCCCGCTATACGGATGGCCCTGCAAACACGTGAGCAGCACATCAAGCGGGAGAGGGCCACTTCAAACATTTGTACTGCGCAGGCACTTTTAGCGACGGTAAGCGCCTTTTATGCCGTTTATCACGGCCCTGGAGGTCTGACGGACATAGCCAATGAAATTCATCAGAAGGCGAAGACGTTGGCAGTTGGTATGGAATCCGCAGGTCACTCAGTTGTGAACACGACTTTCTTTGACACCCTTACATTCAACTTAAAAGGCATAACGCCCGAAGACTACGCAAGCCAGTGCAATGAGAAGGGCATAAATGTTTTTCTCGATTATGGTACCGGAACAGTTTCCATATCGGTTGACGAAGCGACGACAGAGACTCACATTATGTCCCTGTTGGAGGCTGCGGGCTTGAAATTACCTGTTTTTGCGGCCCTCACGAAAATCGGAAGGAACAAAACGGCGTTCCCGGAAGCACTCGCTCGAACTTCATCTTTCTTACAACATTCCGTTTTTTGCAAGTACAGAAGCGAGGGTGAACTTATGCGCTACATACACCGCTTGCAACGAAAAGACTACGGATTGACACACGGTTGTATCCCTCTCGGATCATGTACCATGAAGCTTAACCCTGCTTCAGCTATGTTGCCCTTATCATGGGGCACATTCACCAATTTGCACCCACTCGCTCCTTCAGACCAAGTGCAAGGGTATAGTGCGATGTGCTTTGATCTGGAGCAGAAGATACGAGATGTAACGGGACTGGATGCGGTTTCGCTTCAACCGAACAGTGGGGCGCAGGGCGAATACGCCGGCCTTCGCGTCGTCCGCGCTTATCACCAATCGAAAGGGGAGGGTCAGCGAAATGTCTGTTTGATTCCTGTGAGTGCCCACGGCACAAACCCTGCTTCAGCGGTGCTGGCAGGGATGAAGGTTGTTACCTTAAAGTGCTTAGAAGATGGGCGAATTGATGTGGAGGACTTGAAGCAGCTATGTGAAAAGCACTCGAAGGAACTATCGTGCATCATGCTGACTTACCCCAGTACCTACGGACTGTTTGACAGAGACATTCTGTCCGTCACGTCGTTGGTACATCAACATGGAGGACAGTGCTACATTGACGGAGCCAATCTTAATGCGATGGTCGGGTACACAGGGCCGGGTTTTATCGGAGGTGATCTATGTCATATTAATCTTCACAAAACGTTTTCCATTCCtcacggtggtggtgggccCGGTATGGGGCCCATCGCAGTGCGGCAGCATTTGGCTCCCTTCTTACCTAATTCCGTTCTCAGACAGAAAGTTGGTGGATCGCAGTCATTTGGGCAGGTGTCGCAGGCAGCGTATGGTTCCGCTTCCATTCTTACCGTTTCGTATatgctgatgttgatgttgggTACGCGGGGGATGAAGGTGTGCACGGAACACGCCATTTTGAATGCTAATTATCTCAAAAAACGTCTGGAAAAACACTACCGTATCATGTTCCTTGGGGAAGAGGATTTGTGTGCTCATGAATTCATCATTGATCTGCGCCCCTTCAAGAAATCTGCAGAGGTAGAGGCAGAAGATGTTTCCAAACGGCTGATGGACTATGGCATCCACTCACCAACTGTGGCGTTCCCCATACCGGGGACGCTGATGATAGAACCTACGGAGTCAGAATCTAAACAGGAGCTAGATCGTTTAGCAGATGCATTAATTTCAATACGCGGTGAAATAGCAGCCATAGAACGGGGTGAGCAGGACAAAACTAACAATGTTCTGAAGAATGCGCCGCACACGGCCAAATGTGTTACTGCGGAAAATTGGGATAGGCCGTACAGTCGTCGCACCGCGGCATTCCCAGCGCCGCATTCCAATATTGAAAAGTACTGGCCGACGGTGGGGCGCATCGATGGTGCGTACGGTGACCGCCATCTGATGTGCAACTGTATGTCGTTGGACTCAttcaaatag
- a CDS encoding leucine-rich repeat protein (LRRP), putative: MLQAAEQRNSLRLANAVALVADASDQPITEYVAENGGAAPRTSSTLTLAERAIRNMEIRALCEDKNYQRVKLTSCRGSVDLKLFTCMTSLRDIHVEMDGDICNIPSLQDLPDIRRIYLSSKTMNDSDVRPLCNIETLEEINICNSPNVVNLGNVGRLPRVHTLMVNRTGVIDEFLCGLTLSNTLRRIDLSECLRLTDVEPLASIETLEEIDVSGCFPCVCGIGALGALPRLKILNASLTGITDECLARLSASQSLKKLLLSKCERLTNVSRLDTVTTLQELDLAECKNVVSGIGSLGTLPVLQCLDLSGTGVADDDLCALSCSATISKLIMKRCVLLTNVSPLEKLRTLQHVNIGECINVIEGLNSFSELPSLRTLYMHYTPVTNECLSVISTSQSIVSLNIAACTRITDISCLANLKTLEDVNINMCESVEKGLGDISGLSNLRMLSARSTVLDDECVKIMSSSSNLERSSLEGCAKITDVTPLAAVKSLEYVNLDNCPVVKGIAELGKLPLLRVISLRETNICEEDIKNLKKFNRRLYIER; the protein is encoded by the coding sequence ATGTTACAAGCGGCTGAGCAGAGAAACAGCTTGCGGCTCGCGAATGCCGTTGCCCTCGTTGCAGATGCTAGTGATCAACCAATAACCGAATACGTTGCCGAAAATGGTGGCGCGGCACCCCGGACTTCCAGCACTCTCACATTAGCGGAGCGGGCTATACGCAATATGGAGATTCGAGCTCTTTGTGAGGACAAAAACTACCAAAGAGTGAAGTTGACATCGTGTCGCGGATCAGTCGACTTGAAATTATTCACCTGCATGACGTCGCTGCGCGACATTCATGTTGAGATGGACGGCGATATATGTAACATTCCTTCTCTTCAAGACCTCCCAGATATCAGGAGGATATATTTGAGTAGCAAAACGATGAACGACAGTGATGTGCGACCACTCTGCAACATTGAAACCCTGGAGGAAATTAACATTTGTAACTCCCCAAACGTTGTTAACCTTGGGAACGTGGGTCGGCTACCGCGCGTACATACGCTGATGGTGAATCGCACTGGCGTGATTGATGAATTCCTCTGCGGTCTCACTTTAAGCAACACCTTGAGAAGGATTGATCTGTCTGAATGCCTGCGCCTCACAGACGTTGAGCCGTTGGCTAGCATTGAAACTTTGGAAGAAATTGACGTGAGCGGTTGCTTCCCTTGTGTGTGCGGGATTGGCGCCCTCGGTGCGCTGCCACGTTTGAAAATTCTCAATGCCAGCCTAACGGGAATCACTGATGAGTGCCTTGCAAGGCTTAGCGCAAGTCAGAGCCTCAAGAAACTTTTGCTCTCTAAATGTGAGCGGTTGACGAATGTGAGCCGTTTGGATACCGTTACTACCTTGCAAGAATTAGACCTGGCAGAATGTAAAAATGTGGTAAGTGGTATTGGTTCACTCGGTACACTTCCCGTCCTCCAGTGTCTTGATCTAAGCGGCACCGGGGTGGCCGATGATGACTTGTGCGCATTAAGTTGTAGCGCGACTATCTCAAAATTGATAATGAAACGTTGCGTTCTGCTCACAAACGTTTCTCCACTTGAAAAGCTTCGCACACTGCAGCACGTAAACATTGGAGAATGCATCAACGTCATTGAAGGGTTGAATTCATTCAGTGAGCTCCCGTCGCTGAGAACGCTTTACATGCATTACACTCCCGTCACGAACGAATGCCTGAGCGTAATCAGCACATCACAAAGTATCGTAAGCCTCAATATAGCGGCGTGTACGCGGATAACGGATATCTCTTGCCTGGCTAACTTGAAGACATTGGAGGATGTGAATATTAACATGTGCGAGAGTGTCGAGAAGGGGCTGGGCGATATCAGCGGACTCTCAAACCTTCGAATGCTGAGCGCTCGCTCCACAGTACTTGACGATGAGTGCGTAAAGATAATGAGCAGTTCCTCCAACCTCGAAAGAAGCTCGCTGGAAGGATGCGCAAAAATTACGGATGTGACTCCCCTTGCAGCGGTAAAGTCACTTGAGTATGTAAATCTTGATAATTGCCCAGTGGTGAAGGGCATTGCAGAGCTCGGCaagctgccgctgctgcgggTGATTTCCCTCCGCGAAACAAACATCTGCGAGGAAGATATTAAGAACCTGAAAAAGTTTAATCGACGATTATATATTGAGAGATGA
- a CDS encoding nucleoside diphosphatase, putative: MVTLRMAARRRGLHAKRNWHVSVFLFLGLTFLVALFALLSLITGKGSDNSDLPKSTTGLCDTPLMYDILLDAGSTGTRVHIFEYNKWRLVGEVYNSTHPGLSQLASDDSANISANLQPLMATAVRAIPEVYHPCTKVTLKATAGLRLLPPEKVEFILRETKKVLRRYPFVVGSVSVMDGDEEGMDAWLTVAYLLGRFDRSAEGTPNSTAKRIATIDMGGASTQLVLQMSPGYTGETQFITSLHFGVTEIPLYTYSFLGLGLRQATLEVLRELTAVERTSFPCFPSRYRHRIDGEGGVSFVENIDGNAQGFGACLRFFHRFINTRSSEHLAALRGGRHVLKFAEGAQSVEIFAFSFFHRLWRLRPADNVTVQYYKELGEQVCSAGGKHNSGTNCMDVAYLYGFLTSGLGLSDKTKLNVPYVLSDVKVTWALGASLLSVEGKVRR; the protein is encoded by the coding sequence ATGGTTACCCTACGGATGGCCGCTCGTAGACGCGGTTTGCATGCCAAGAGAAATTGGCACGTGAGcgttttcttatttcttgGACTCACCTTCCTCGTAGCTCTCTTCGCGCTGTTGAGCTTGATTACGGGAAAGGGCAGCGACAATAGCGACCTGCCTAAGAGCACGACAGGACTCTGCGACACTCCATTGATGTACGACATTCTGCTTGACGCTGGTAGTACAGGAACCAGAGTGCACATTTTTGAGTACAATAAGTGGCGTCTCGTGGGGGAGGTGTACAACAGCACCCATCCAGGCCTTTCACAGCTCGCTAGTGATGACTCCGCTAACATATCTGCAAACCTTCAGCCGCTAATGGCAACGGCAGTACGTGCAATCCCTGAAGTTTATCATCCGTGTACAAAAGTGACGCTAAAGGCAACGGCCGGCTTAcgtcttcttcctcctgaAAAAGTCGAATTCATCCTCCGCGAGACGAAGAAGGTGCTGCGGCGATATCCGTTCGTGGTGGGTTCAGTTTCCGTCATGGATGGTGATGAAGAGGGCATGGACGCGTGGCTTACGGTGGCGTACCTACTCGGGCGTTTCGATAGGTCAGCGGAGGGGACCCCAAATTCTACGGCAAAACGAATTGCAACCATTGATATGGGTGGCGCCTCTACACAGCTTGTGCTTCAAATGTCGCCAGGTTACACCGGCGAAACACAGTTCATAACCTCCCTGCATTTTGGTGTTACGGAGATTCCGTTATACACTTACAGTTTTCTGGGGTTGGGTCTTAGACAGGCCACACTCGAGGTGCTGAGAGAATTGACAGCGGTCGAGCGGACGTCATTCCCATGTTTTCCATCACGGTACCGGCATCGTATTGATGGTGAGGGAGGGGTTAGTTTTGTAGAAAATATTGATGGCAACGCGCAGGGATTTGGCGCATGCCTCCGCTTTTTCCATCGTTTTATAAATACACGCTCTTCGGAACACTTGGCGGCTCTCCGGGGCGGCCGACACGTATTGAAATTTGCTGAAGGAGCTCAATCGGTTGAGATATTcgccttttccttcttccatcGCTTATGGCGACTTCGACCAGCAGACAATGTAACCGTTCAGTACTATAAGGAATTGGGCGAACAAGTGTGTTCCGCAGGTGGGAAGCACAACAGCGGGACGAACTGCATGGACGTTGCCTATTTATATGGTTTCCTCACGTCAGGGCTTGGTTTGTCTGACAAAACGAAACTGAACGTCCCCTACGTTCTGAGCGACGTGAAGGTTACGTGGGCTCTGGGCGCGTCTCTGCTATCAGTGGAGGGGAAGGTGCGGCGTTAG
- a CDS encoding retrotransposon hot spot (RHS) protein, putative (RHS7: pers. comm. Frederic Bringaud, CNRS/BordeauxII University. Belongs to the RHS family. (PMID:12455980). Part of an RHS array that may contain misassembly, number of copies is uncertain.) has product MIQNNGNMRNTQNVFNERFNRAQGEVQEQGGRQMQNPSVTGKRKSREEELYESLYYAKWSYVMSGYNQEPLGMKVFFGRPQHIWTEEEVDITPEHCEVDAELEERPTGLEIFVLTSKMGWPSDRFQCSLISLYGGNGGHIYVRREMMRVWYIIQRKLNAWWVEKTESTPPTHIVIGISGIGKSCGVGSFLLHSLLHFHEGMLDVVVYFTDVDAYLIYNKKGNEEGRVVLHKREDVTNVIEEMRLKKRGHIIFDINSRKETLPYEIPRNVWGVTVLAPPDGVRYKYWMKNLEQTRIILNCDDVRDIKAFVAWKKLSLFPNYTTLDENARLKVKEELEDEWRLVERRVDFVGPLPRYVFSNGAGCREAAVIEYLSSLSCNRRDGYDMMMGKYFEWKGNHFTESLIKIVRERSRYGNLESYHCRPLSVAIGNMILCTLFADVAESMSSHEFMMEYGKVGAYSLKTRALVSLLFPRVFCVVTKHLNYLRRLGETEDKRSILKDMTPQQFQIFEQKFLPEAGQNAIGNCKYKVLYRSLEKSKLFVDGFFFVEDCSRRVADMRDGFPQLGVASKTIVLIQITDNYRKEASVSELQEFMTNIARYFSDWDTFSRNMAWEMIYVNAIYGGVIKTRQRCVNNNTADAEQQTEETQVFWDGIDQYQITFDNKIQKELIIAYHEERKYRDAPAFTRKRGHE; this is encoded by the coding sequence ATGAttcaaaacaacggcaataTGAGAAATACTCAGAATGTGTTTAACGAACGGTTTAATCGTGCACAAGGTGAAGTGCAGGAACAAGGTGGACGACAGATGCAGAATCCATCGGTAactggaaaaaggaaatctcgtgaagaggagttataTGAGTCTCTGTATTATGCGAagtggagttatgtgatgtcagGTTATAATCAAGAGCCACtcggtatgaaggtattcTTTGGAAGACCACAACACATATGgacggaagaagaagtggaTATAACTCCTGAACATTGTGAAGTTGATGCGGAACTTGAGGAGAGACCCACTGGCCTGGAGATCTTTGTCCTTACATCAAAGATGGGTTGGCCCTCAGATAGATTTCAATGTTCTCTCATTAGTTTATATGGGGGAAATGGAGGTCATATTTACGTCCGTCGTGAAATGATGCGTGTGTGGTATATAATACAACGAAAATTAAATGCatggtgggtggaaaagacagagagcacaccaccaacacacattgTCATTGGTATATCTGGTATTGGAAAATCATGTGgagttggatcatttttacttcattccctacttcacttccatgaaggaatgcttgatgtCGTTGTGTATTTCACGGATGTGGACGCTTACCTTATATACAACAAGAAGGGGaatgaggaagggagggttgTATTGCACAAGAGAGAAGACGTCACTAATGTTATTGAAGAAATGCgtctaaaaaaaagagggcatattatttttgatattaaTAGTCGTAAGGAAACTCTGCCTTATGAGATCCCAAGAAATGTTTGGGGTGTGACTGTCCTCGCACCCCCAGATGGAGTTCGCTACAAGTACTGGATGAAGAACCTGGAACAAACAAGGATAATTTTAAACTGCGATGACGTACGTGACATTAAGGCGTTTGTGGCTTGGAAGAAACTGTCCCTATTTCCCAACTATACGACTCTCGATGAAAATGCTCGTTTGAAGGTTAAGGAAGAGCTAGAGGATGAGTGGAGGTTGGTGGAGAGACGTGTTGACTTTGTGGGGCCGCTGCCTCGTTATGTTTTCAGTAATGGAGCTGGCTGTCGTGAGGCGGCAGTAATAGAGTATCTAAGCAGTCTCAGTTGTAATAGACGAGATGGCTATGATATGATGAtgggaaaatattttgaaTGGAAAGGTAATCATTTCACAGAATCGTTAATAAAGATTGTACGGGAGAGGAGCAGATATGGCAACCTCGAATCATACCACTGTAGACCTCTATCAGTTGCCATTGGGAATATGATACTCTGTACGCTGTTTGCAGATGTTGCGGAAAGTATGTCATCCCATGAATTCATGATGGAATACGGTAAGGTCGGAGCCTACTCGCTTAAAACAAGGGCTTTggtttcacttctctttcctagAGTCTTTTGTGTGGTCACAAAACATTTGAACTACCTCCGAAGACTCGGAGAGACGGAAGACAAGCGTAGCATCCTGAAAGATATGACCCCACAACAGTTTCAAATTTTTGAACAAAAGTTCTTACCAGAAGCTGGACAGAATGCAATTGGAAACTGTAAATACAAAGTGCTCTACAGGTCATTGGAAAAGAGTAAGCTTTTTGTGGatggctttttctttgtggaagATTGCTCTAGAAGGGTTGCGGATATGAGGGATGGTTTTCCACAACTGGGAGTTGCCTCAAAGACTATTGTGCTTATTCAAATAACAGATAAttacaggaaagaagcaagtgTTTCAGAGTTACAGGAATTTATGACAAACATTGCAAGGTATTTTTCCGATTGGGATACCTTTTCTCGTAACATGGCATGGGAGATGATATATGTTAATGCTATTTATGGTGGTGTGATTAAGACGCGGCAACGATgtgtgaacaacaacaccgctgATGCTGAGCAACAAACTGAGGAAACACAAGTATTTTGGGATGGTATTGACCAGTATCAAATAACATTTGATAACAAGATACAGAAAGAGCTTATAATAGCGTATcatgaagagagaaaatatcgAGATGCACCAGCATTCACACGGAAACGAGGTCATGAGTAG